The proteins below are encoded in one region of uncultured Eubacteriales bacterium:
- a CDS encoding hypothetical protein (Evidence 5 : No homology to any previously reported sequences), whose product MDVYSHVTDKLKKEGAERMEVYIYKAF is encoded by the coding sequence TTGGATGTCTACAGCCACGTTACCGACAAACTGAAGAAAGAAGGCGCGGAACGCATGGAGGTATATATATATAAAGCATTCTAG
- a CDS encoding hypothetical protein (Evidence 5 : No homology to any previously reported sequences) — MEYAPNEKKAVALDDQSVAAALLCYCAEESHGMDSMVAFSVQVQLRVYQLDPPPDAFVSVFAPDFVHRVLDIGAADGVHVLLERWKAGRG, encoded by the coding sequence ATGGAATACGCGCCGAACGAAAAGAAAGCCGTTGCCCTGGACGATCAGTCCGTGGCAGCGGCTCTTTTATGCTATTGTGCCGAGGAATCCCACGGGATGGATAGTATGGTCGCCTTTAGCGTCCAGGTCCAGCTCCGGGTGTACCAGTTGGATCCCCCGCCTGATGCTTTCGTATCCGTATTTGCGCCTGATTTTGTCCATCGCGTGCTCGATATCGGTGCGGCGGATGGTGTCCATGTCCTCCTGGAGCGCTGGAAAGCTGGGCGGGGCTGA
- a CDS encoding hypothetical protein (Evidence 5 : No homology to any previously reported sequences) has protein sequence MNEQEAVEQLKMERENLKVSFNIATLAFGWAELELALGANTFTYRFEFIPNNPLTELVKSALDTILLRTVSTKVCFHNCSDTETVTVYKQNEHNCLIVIHNQSFEITIKQFARELLKMFDRYQHTHEQGAEEEEWRRFFPTEKIERLRYEYHSLHDSTANLVP, from the coding sequence TTGAACGAGCAAGAGGCTGTTGAGCAGCTGAAGATGGAACGGGAGAATCTAAAGGTTTCATTTAATATAGCGACATTAGCTTTTGGGTGGGCCGAATTAGAATTAGCTTTAGGTGCAAACACATTTACTTACAGATTTGAATTTATTCCCAACAATCCGTTGACTGAATTAGTAAAAAGTGCACTAGACACAATTTTACTTAGAACCGTATCTACAAAGGTTTGCTTTCATAACTGTTCAGATACAGAGACGGTGACTGTCTATAAGCAAAATGAACATAATTGCTTGATCGTGATTCATAACCAATCATTTGAGATAACGATAAAGCAGTTTGCAAGAGAGCTTTTAAAAATGTTTGATCGGTATCAACATACCCATGAACAAGGTGCGGAAGAAGAGGAGTGGAGGCGCTTTTTCCCTACAGAGAAGATTGAAAGATTGCGTTATGAATATCATTCTTTACATGATTCTACTGCCAATCTGGTGCCCTGA
- a CDS encoding hypothetical protein (Evidence 5 : No homology to any previously reported sequences), protein MDTIRRTDIEHAMDKIRRKYGYESIRRGIQLVHPELDLDAKGDHTIHPVGFLGTIA, encoded by the coding sequence ATGGACACCATCCGCCGCACCGATATCGAGCACGCGATGGACAAAATCAGGCGCAAATACGGATACGAAAGCATCAGGCGGGGGATCCAACTGGTACACCCGGAGCTGGACCTGGACGCTAAAGGCGACCATACTATCCATCCCGTGGGATTCCTCGGCACAATAGCATAA
- a CDS encoding hypothetical protein (Evidence 5 : No homology to any previously reported sequences) codes for MNDNQLSILTIIVSGIAVLISLFSAWISRRSIITNAISSNRIEWIAIVRNLIRDFVKEYSGGSNIPVLTNIYSELVLYFNPNGEVYAGLVNAMKKAILEGYTAQNHWNILNCGQAVLDSSWKRMKRESGMSFKTELKISKSFVKERKMSGEGKPPKWTIEIV; via the coding sequence ATGAATGATAATCAACTAAGCATATTAACAATAATTGTCTCTGGCATAGCCGTACTTATTTCATTATTCTCAGCCTGGATAAGTCGTCGCAGTATTATAACAAACGCAATATCAAGCAACAGAATTGAGTGGATTGCCATAGTTCGCAATCTTATTCGTGATTTTGTCAAGGAATATTCCGGGGGTTCGAATATCCCTGTACTAACCAACATATATAGCGAACTGGTATTGTATTTTAACCCTAACGGAGAAGTTTACGCTGGTCTTGTTAACGCAATGAAAAAAGCCATTTTGGAGGGATATACCGCCCAAAATCATTGGAATATATTGAATTGTGGACAGGCTGTTTTAGACTCGTCCTGGAAGCGAATGAAGCGTGAATCTGGTATGTCATTCAAAACGGAACTAAAAATTAGCAAAAGCTTTGTCAAAGAGCGCAAAATGTCGGGTGAAGGTAAGCCCCCCAAATGGACCATAGAAATAGTATAA
- a CDS encoding conserved exported hypothetical protein (Evidence 4 : Homologs of previously reported genes of unknown function), producing the protein MKNERSLVVVLAALLVLICIAVFGSGVIGVSRSNIEENARQSQRIDASWLVAKDVTDEAAALLFYNKELNQHTFSIYLNNDGFSYGYFFREGGSLGSIDSGIQGFSYQSNGLVLLSMNAKNVEKIQMNNGKNIEIITINPLEPFAIIIPSNIDTVTLYNSNGENISIDNIST; encoded by the coding sequence ATGAAAAATGAAAGATCACTTGTGGTTGTATTAGCTGCTTTATTGGTTTTAATTTGCATTGCTGTTTTCGGAAGCGGAGTAATCGGAGTTTCAAGAAGCAACATTGAGGAAAATGCCCGCCAAAGTCAAAGAATAGATGCATCTTGGCTTGTCGCAAAAGATGTGACCGATGAAGCGGCAGCTTTGTTGTTTTATAATAAAGAACTAAATCAACACACTTTTTCTATTTACTTAAATAACGACGGTTTCTCCTACGGTTATTTCTTTAGAGAGGGTGGTTCTTTAGGTTCTATCGATTCTGGCATACAAGGCTTTTCATATCAAAGCAATGGGTTAGTTCTGCTCTCAATGAATGCTAAAAATGTTGAGAAAATTCAAATGAATAACGGGAAAAACATAGAAATAATTACTATCAATCCGCTTGAACCTTTTGCAATAATTATCCCCTCAAATATCGACACAGTGACGCTGTACAATTCAAATGGAGAAAATATTTCGATAGATAATATTTCAACATAA
- a CDS encoding Toxin secretion/phage lysis holin (modular protein), whose product MIKTLWHSKLNLSDQLSMMDTTGLLKERCKVDRILHIKDAVLLWLAAMVSVLANPFGGWDVALQVLVFMITADYISGLVVAGIFKKSPKSESGALESRAGFKGLVRKGGILLVVLVATKLDELTGAAYIRTAVCFYFVADEGISVIENLGLMGIPLPGFLKKMLEAMRDKASSGEEKKV is encoded by the coding sequence ATGATTAAAACACTATGGCATAGTAAGCTCAACCTGAGCGACCAGCTGTCCATGATGGATACAACCGGGCTGCTGAAAGAGCGGTGTAAAGTGGATCGGATTCTACATATAAAAGACGCCGTGCTGCTCTGGCTGGCTGCCATGGTGAGCGTCCTGGCGAATCCATTCGGAGGGTGGGACGTTGCATTGCAGGTTCTGGTTTTCATGATTACGGCGGACTACATCTCCGGGTTAGTTGTGGCCGGTATCTTCAAAAAGTCGCCCAAGAGCGAAAGCGGGGCACTGGAGAGCCGTGCGGGCTTTAAGGGGCTTGTGCGCAAGGGTGGCATTCTGCTGGTAGTTTTGGTTGCCACCAAGCTGGACGAGCTTACAGGAGCGGCCTACATCCGCACTGCGGTCTGCTTCTACTTCGTGGCGGACGAAGGGATAAGCGTCATTGAGAACCTAGGCCTGATGGGCATTCCGCTGCCGGGGTTCCTGAAGAAGATGCTGGAGGCCATGCGGGATAAGGCTAGTAGCGGGGAAGAGAAGAAGGTATAA
- a CDS encoding hypothetical protein (Evidence 5 : No homology to any previously reported sequences) — MFHFITQLRLALVRVKIPLMLISLSIMHPYYCWRFLNMSMSDGIMMLPKMRTGHANKLNESPFLI, encoded by the coding sequence TTGTTCCATTTCATTACCCAACTCAGGTTAGCTTTAGTTCGGGTGAAAATACCACTAATGCTTATTTCACTCAGTATCATGCATCCCTATTATTGCTGGCGCTTTTTGAATATGTCAATGAGTGACGGAATTATGATGCTTCCCAAAATGAGAACCGGCCATGCGAATAAGCTTAATGAAAGCCCGTTCTTGATATAG
- a CDS encoding conserved hypothetical protein (Evidence 4 : Homologs of previously reported genes of unknown function), giving the protein MKLDHLVINVDKKYQTDKNIIDNIRAVGFPYEPKWGKGTGGFKVSNLWIGNEYFEMVRILKSNGGGWIPEWTKRYNRGHRGMICLMLDVENIDEIYLSLKSRNIQVTPPHWLEFKWFFNLLTRRMPWRNCYMPFFEGVEFQIGFQQMQDEKARDFMSQYMIPNSRDNGIFGVNNVIIKGQFTKQDFEMIVSVFGDEISNNSLDETSIKVDLSSTQSIEFVKDNHCQLEVYTDAAKEKAINIENIKIYC; this is encoded by the coding sequence ATGAAATTAGACCATCTTGTGATAAATGTTGATAAAAAATATCAGACAGATAAGAACATTATTGACAACATCAGGGCTGTTGGCTTTCCTTATGAACCAAAGTGGGGAAAAGGTACGGGAGGGTTCAAAGTTTCTAATTTGTGGATAGGAAATGAATACTTTGAAATGGTACGTATTTTAAAATCAAATGGTGGCGGATGGATTCCTGAATGGACCAAAAGATACAACCGTGGACATCGAGGAATGATTTGCTTAATGTTAGATGTAGAGAACATAGATGAGATTTATTTGTCGCTAAAGAGTAGGAATATACAGGTAACTCCTCCGCATTGGCTAGAGTTTAAATGGTTTTTTAACTTGTTGACCAGAAGAATGCCTTGGAGAAATTGCTATATGCCATTTTTTGAAGGGGTTGAATTTCAAATTGGATTTCAGCAGATGCAAGATGAAAAAGCAAGAGATTTTATGAGCCAGTATATGATTCCTAATTCGAGGGATAATGGGATTTTTGGAGTTAACAATGTGATAATAAAGGGGCAATTCACCAAACAGGATTTTGAGATGATAGTATCTGTTTTTGGCGACGAGATATCTAATAATTCGCTAGATGAAACATCTATAAAAGTAGACTTATCTTCTACACAATCAATAGAATTCGTGAAGGATAATCACTGCCAGCTAGAGGTCTATACAGATGCTGCCAAAGAAAAGGCTATCAATATTGAGAATATAAAAATTTATTGCTAA
- a CDS encoding Toxin secretion/phage lysis holin (fragment) has product MSITENLGLMGVPMPGFLKNMLEAMRDKSDIGRANKD; this is encoded by the coding sequence TTGAGCATCACAGAGAATCTGGGCCTGATGGGCGTACCTATGCCTGGGTTTCTTAAAAATATGCTGGAGGCTATGAGGGATAAGAGTGACATCGGAAGAGCAAATAAGGATTAA
- a CDS encoding hypothetical protein (Evidence 5 : No homology to any previously reported sequences): MAKCCVLIEKLVLILKMTLATKSLGYSESSCLVKKRVSAFIRFGVRKNISTPPIISARPCMPYRSSPILKLK, translated from the coding sequence ATGGCAAAGTGCTGTGTACTGATTGAAAAACTAGTGCTAATATTAAAAATGACATTAGCGACCAAATCTCTCGGATATTCTGAAAGCTCATGCTTGGTTAAGAAACGTGTCAGCGCATTCATCCGGTTCGGCGTAAGAAAGAACATCAGCACTCCGCCAATTATCTCTGCCAGGCCGTGTATGCCCTATAGAAGTAGTCCGATATTAAAACTTAAATGA
- a CDS encoding conserved hypothetical protein (Evidence 4 : Homologs of previously reported genes of unknown function): MSKYNALWEYIQKSDSQAIKLSFAEIHEILGIEIDHSFLNYKKELTKFGYQVGKISLKEKTIIFSKICAEN, translated from the coding sequence ATGAGTAAATACAATGCTTTGTGGGAGTACATTCAAAAAAGTGACAGTCAAGCAATAAAGTTATCCTTTGCTGAAATACATGAAATATTGGGAATCGAGATAGATCACTCCTTTTTGAACTACAAAAAAGAATTAACTAAATTCGGGTATCAAGTAGGAAAGATTTCTCTGAAAGAAAAGACTATAATTTTCAGCAAGATTTGTGCCGAAAATTAG
- a CDS encoding putative Deoxyguanosinetriphosphate triphosphohydrolase-like protein (Evidence 3 : Function proposed based on presence of conserved amino acid motif, structural feature or limited homology) — translation MHEEILLSANPDSPNIKRKDEEILPNGIRTEFMRDRDRALYSEPFRRLAGKTQVYAVGNSDHLRTRLTHTLEVSQIARTISSYLRLNCDLTEAIALAHDIGHTPFGHVGERTLHSIMIPHSDHYINKCPFEKKPLSFDDKYGFKHNLHGVKIAYSSGLNLTNYTLYGIQAHSKLKYDEANEDFFELGFYRQYEPQLKTPSGNSAWSLEAYVVAVADEIAQRHHDLEDAIIGRIITKKEVNSVIHEYLKEDTPFSESLDDKIYEKKLSSFIVNKLVEELVKSSEENILQFQRKYNVRKDNITEFFGTKVEKNELSNIIAYASDFKKMEHNFAKEIQTRVLSSYDIQVADSRGAYVVKKLFQTFYDTPQQLPDNSIISFLLRSRLYQNISELNSIRQDKGIGYLRKQFGEKYKNAELDDKILLMRVICDHIAGMTDNYALITFRKLYGHGTLF, via the coding sequence ATGCATGAGGAAATATTATTAAGCGCCAATCCGGATTCTCCCAATATTAAACGAAAGGATGAGGAGATCTTACCAAATGGCATAAGAACGGAATTTATGCGTGATCGTGATAGAGCCTTATATTCAGAGCCTTTTAGAAGACTTGCCGGTAAAACACAAGTCTATGCAGTTGGAAATAGTGACCACTTGCGTACTCGCCTAACCCACACACTAGAAGTATCTCAAATAGCAAGAACAATTTCCTCCTATTTAAGGCTGAACTGTGATTTAACTGAAGCAATCGCTTTGGCGCACGATATTGGACATACGCCGTTTGGGCATGTTGGAGAGCGCACTCTACATTCTATTATGATTCCTCATTCTGACCATTATATAAACAAATGTCCTTTTGAAAAAAAGCCACTATCGTTTGATGATAAATACGGATTTAAGCATAATCTTCATGGAGTAAAAATTGCGTATTCTTCAGGCTTGAATCTAACAAACTATACACTATACGGGATCCAGGCTCACTCAAAACTAAAGTACGATGAGGCCAATGAAGACTTTTTTGAGTTAGGGTTTTATAGGCAATATGAACCACAATTAAAAACTCCATCGGGAAATAGCGCATGGTCACTGGAAGCCTATGTTGTTGCAGTTGCAGATGAAATTGCACAGAGACATCATGATTTAGAGGATGCAATTATTGGAAGAATCATTACGAAAAAGGAGGTAAATTCAGTAATACATGAGTACCTAAAAGAAGACACGCCCTTTAGTGAAAGTTTAGATGATAAAATATACGAGAAGAAATTATCCTCATTCATTGTAAATAAATTAGTTGAGGAATTAGTCAAGTCTTCTGAAGAAAATATTTTGCAATTTCAAAGAAAGTATAATGTAAGAAAAGATAATATTACGGAGTTTTTTGGAACAAAAGTTGAAAAAAATGAATTGAGTAACATTATCGCATACGCAAGTGATTTTAAAAAAATGGAACATAATTTTGCTAAAGAAATTCAGACTCGTGTTTTATCATCTTATGATATTCAAGTTGCGGATTCTAGAGGTGCCTATGTGGTAAAAAAATTGTTTCAAACCTTCTATGACACTCCGCAGCAACTTCCAGACAATTCAATTATTTCATTTCTTCTAAGATCGCGACTCTATCAAAATATATCTGAGCTAAATAGTATTCGCCAAGACAAAGGAATTGGCTACTTAAGAAAACAATTTGGTGAAAAATATAAAAATGCTGAATTAGACGATAAAATTTTGTTAATGAGAGTAATCTGCGATCATATTGCAGGTATGACAGACAACTACGCTTTAATCACATTTAGAAAGTTATATGGCCATGGAACCCTTTTTTAA
- a CDS encoding Chloride transporter, ClC family: protein MGKSKVYKLLSGFNSSKWRLTYKSIFVGVIAGILVSLYRIGIEFGTETALSAYSFLRGNPLYILPWFLLGALVSWITYKLIKLEPYAKGSGIPQVEGIVLLGMKIKWHTVLAVRFLAGLLTSFFGLSVGREGPSIQIGAAGAQAFCRYGEKSKVEKNYLITAGAAAGLSAAFNAPLSGIVFALEEVHRSFSPRILVAATSAALVADMISTFFFGLSPVLGFLDVPELPLRLYPWLLLVGIVSGMVGSLINKLLLASGPVYERLPAPLRIAAALLFALPCGLLLPQVLGGGQSLVQLVSKLNTGAAMLFLLFVVKILFTCVSFGSGVPGGIFLPILSIGALSGSILGIFAERLGLPQAYITVFFVCSMAGALASSVKAPVTSILLMAEMTGSLVQLLPVALVTFVALFTSDVLKVTPIYEVLLKRITPPDGEQIDIRKKGALMEIPVELGSEAAGKKISEIDWPAGLLVVGLHRGERELVPNGDTQILHGDYLVALSSALSYGETHSFLCGLCRCEDD from the coding sequence ATGGGAAAATCAAAGGTATACAAATTGTTGTCCGGGTTTAATAGTAGTAAGTGGAGGTTAACCTATAAAAGCATCTTCGTTGGGGTTATTGCCGGCATTTTGGTTTCTCTCTACCGCATTGGGATTGAATTTGGCACCGAAACGGCCCTCTCGGCCTACAGTTTTCTGAGAGGAAACCCCTTGTACATTCTTCCGTGGTTTCTGCTGGGCGCTCTGGTATCGTGGATTACCTATAAACTCATCAAACTGGAGCCTTACGCTAAGGGCAGCGGGATTCCGCAGGTGGAGGGGATTGTGCTGCTCGGCATGAAGATAAAGTGGCACACGGTTTTGGCCGTACGCTTTTTAGCGGGCCTGCTCACTTCATTTTTTGGCCTTTCCGTGGGCCGGGAAGGGCCGTCCATACAGATCGGCGCGGCAGGTGCGCAGGCCTTTTGCCGCTACGGTGAGAAAAGCAAGGTTGAGAAAAACTACCTGATTACAGCGGGTGCTGCCGCCGGACTTTCTGCCGCTTTCAATGCACCCTTGTCCGGCATTGTGTTTGCCCTTGAGGAGGTACACCGCAGTTTCTCTCCTCGTATCCTGGTGGCCGCTACCAGCGCAGCGCTAGTAGCCGATATGATTTCCACCTTCTTCTTTGGCCTTAGTCCCGTTCTTGGCTTTCTCGATGTTCCGGAGCTCCCGCTCCGGCTGTATCCATGGCTGCTCCTCGTGGGAATCGTGTCAGGTATGGTAGGCTCGCTGATAAACAAGTTGCTCTTGGCCTCTGGGCCTGTCTATGAAAGATTGCCTGCGCCTCTGCGGATAGCTGCGGCTCTTCTGTTTGCTCTGCCCTGCGGGCTTTTGCTGCCGCAGGTGTTGGGCGGTGGACAGAGCCTTGTCCAGTTGGTGTCAAAACTCAACACCGGTGCCGCCATGCTTTTCCTGCTTTTTGTTGTAAAGATCCTGTTTACCTGCGTGAGTTTTGGCAGCGGCGTTCCAGGAGGAATATTTCTTCCTATTCTTTCTATCGGGGCCCTTTCAGGCAGCATTTTGGGTATCTTTGCTGAGCGCTTAGGACTTCCACAGGCCTATATCACGGTGTTTTTTGTCTGTTCCATGGCGGGAGCGTTGGCCAGCTCTGTCAAGGCTCCCGTCACCAGCATTCTTCTGATGGCGGAAATGACGGGCTCTCTGGTGCAATTACTCCCGGTTGCTCTGGTAACCTTTGTCGCTCTGTTCACCTCTGATGTTTTAAAAGTTACTCCTATCTACGAGGTGCTCCTGAAGCGCATCACCCCACCTGACGGAGAGCAGATAGATATTCGGAAAAAGGGCGCCCTCATGGAAATACCTGTGGAGCTTGGAAGTGAGGCCGCGGGCAAAAAGATCAGCGAAATTGACTGGCCCGCTGGCCTGCTGGTTGTCGGATTGCACAGGGGCGAGAGGGAGCTGGTGCCCAATGGGGATACGCAGATTCTTCATGGCGATTACCTTGTTGCCCTATCCTCGGCGCTGAGTTACGGAGAAACACACAGCTTTCTGTGTGGACTGTGCCGGTGCGAGGATGATTAA
- a CDS encoding exported hypothetical protein (Evidence 5 : No homology to any previously reported sequences), translating into MTGITISILTIVIGTVTGIGTGMIVSVAAEIAATGAATDAASKYCESIIMPPLGIASWGRLSYFCWD; encoded by the coding sequence GTGACCGGAATAACAATTTCAATTCTAACGATTGTGATCGGGACCGTGACCGGGATCGGGACCGGGATGATCGTTTCCGTTGCTGCAGAAATCGCTGCAACAGGTGCTGCAACAGACGCTGCTTCTAAATACTGCGAAAGCATAATAATGCCGCCTCTGGGGATTGCTTCCTGGGGGCGGCTTTCATATTTCTGCTGGGATTAA
- a CDS encoding conserved hypothetical protein (Evidence 4 : Homologs of previously reported genes of unknown function), whose amino-acid sequence MPDSNNPHLSTWIKQLENSIPDLDENTILVGHSLGCVTVLRYLLKKGIRICGIVLVSGFIGQNPMSIQTEGLSGFVQGELDFIKINHLAPKRYVITASDDDIVPSCSTQEMAKTLDAQLIVLDSGKHFIERDGYMSFPVLLNILQQMVEL is encoded by the coding sequence ATGCCAGATTCCAATAATCCGCATTTATCAACATGGATTAAACAGTTGGAAAATAGTATACCGGATTTGGACGAAAACACCATATTAGTCGGTCACAGCCTTGGTTGCGTTACGGTCCTACGGTATTTGCTCAAAAAGGGAATCCGTATATGTGGTATCGTTTTGGTTTCGGGTTTTATCGGTCAAAACCCTATGAGTATACAAACCGAAGGTCTTTCTGGATTTGTTCAAGGTGAATTGGATTTTATAAAGATTAATCACTTAGCGCCAAAAAGATATGTAATAACAGCCTCCGACGATGACATAGTTCCATCTTGTTCTACACAGGAAATGGCGAAAACGCTGGATGCACAGCTCATTGTGCTGGATAGTGGAAAACATTTCATTGAACGAGATGGGTACATGAGTTTTCCCGTTTTGCTGAATATACTCCAGCAGATGGTAGAATTGTAA
- a CDS encoding hypothetical protein (Evidence 5 : No homology to any previously reported sequences): MAQEAVGIFAYIVSLILFIAYQIYRYTLTYSVFLILLSIFDAVMIALTYLEYRRIKSESIAK, encoded by the coding sequence ATGGCACAAGAAGCTGTGGGCATATTCGCTTACATTGTCTCCTTGATTTTGTTTATTGCTTATCAGATTTACCGCTACACACTAACTTACTCCGTATTTTTAATTCTGCTTTCTATTTTCGATGCCGTCATGATTGCATTGACTTATTTGGAGTATAGGAGAATCAAATCAGAATCTATAGCAAAATAA
- a CDS encoding GCN5-related N-acetyltransferase, protein MEIRKLTIDDYNEIYDFWISTPGMGLNDVDDSKLGIDKYLKRNPNTCFVSIISNKIVGVILSGHDGRRGYIYHTAVSVAYRNKGIGSSLLRAALDALHDEGISKVALVVFKNNEIGNAFWEHTGFNTREDLSYRNKALTELKRIDT, encoded by the coding sequence ATGGAAATAAGAAAACTGACCATTGACGATTACAATGAAATATATGACTTTTGGATTTCAACTCCTGGGATGGGGCTAAACGACGTTGATGATTCAAAATTGGGTATTGACAAGTATTTAAAGCGCAATCCCAATACATGCTTTGTTTCGATTATATCAAATAAAATTGTGGGTGTTATATTGTCGGGCCATGATGGACGACGTGGTTATATCTATCATACTGCTGTTTCTGTGGCGTATAGGAACAAAGGCATCGGGAGTTCTTTACTACGCGCAGCATTGGATGCATTGCATGATGAAGGGATCAGCAAAGTAGCTCTTGTGGTTTTCAAGAATAACGAAATAGGGAATGCATTTTGGGAACACACAGGATTCAACACACGAGAAGACTTGAGCTATAGAAATAAGGCATTAACTGAACTGAAAAGAATTGACACATGA